The following coding sequences are from one Propionispora vibrioides window:
- a CDS encoding radical SAM protein has product MGIYIIRNGRFLPHQAIILTKKHAFPDFKLEKIINAYQKRKLHNVKNSIWELEVHPVNFCQLKCNGCSYGSRHSGMVINFDRLIDLVNYYNKSDLKTIFFSGGGDPSGWNRWEDFVERVEHNRSWHIGTSTNLYNLSNMKNILNKIDFYQIHVVGYDKESTIQECGLDVFSSIDNNIKTLFERRKDNQTITMKFLMRNQNYTELNYYINYLEQFDCDSIVIKLEQNFLENKTLNGAINLQQVRETLKGSHILSKYDYLLDNLDDPVFNNPIPRSCYIAATGLYALLRTNGDLFPCVASPYDNKNAYCNINITSDYSNHLDANYYDLKMKNKVCPLKACRHYRFDSIIENYLNNKERRLEDVNELEPTLL; this is encoded by the coding sequence ATGGGAATTTATATTATACGAAATGGAAGGTTTCTTCCACATCAGGCAATTATTTTGACTAAAAAGCACGCTTTTCCCGATTTTAAATTAGAAAAAATAATCAATGCTTATCAAAAGAGAAAATTGCATAACGTGAAAAATTCTATATGGGAATTGGAAGTCCATCCTGTTAACTTCTGCCAACTAAAATGCAATGGGTGTTCCTATGGAAGTCGTCATAGTGGAATGGTAATTAATTTTGATAGACTAATTGATTTAGTAAATTATTATAATAAAAGTGATCTAAAAACAATATTTTTTTCAGGTGGTGGCGATCCGTCAGGATGGAATAGATGGGAAGATTTTGTAGAAAGAGTTGAACATAATAGATCTTGGCATATAGGAACATCTACGAATCTATACAATCTAAGTAACATGAAAAATATTCTAAATAAAATTGATTTTTACCAAATTCATGTAGTTGGTTATGATAAAGAAAGTACAATACAAGAATGTGGCTTAGATGTATTTAGCTCTATAGATAATAACATTAAGACTTTATTTGAGAGAAGAAAAGACAATCAAACAATAACGATGAAATTTTTGATGAGAAATCAAAATTACACAGAATTGAATTATTATATAAATTATTTGGAACAATTTGATTGTGATTCAATAGTGATTAAATTAGAACAAAATTTTTTAGAAAACAAAACGCTGAATGGTGCTATAAACTTACAACAAGTTCGTGAAACTCTAAAGGGTAGCCATATTTTATCAAAATACGATTATCTCTTAGATAATCTGGACGATCCGGTATTCAATAACCCTATTCCACGGTCTTGTTATATTGCTGCGACGGGATTATACGCTTTATTGCGAACTAACGGAGATTTATTTCCATGCGTTGCATCTCCCTATGATAATAAAAATGCTTATTGCAATATCAATATTACAAGTGACTATTCTAACCATTTGGACGCTAATTACTATGATTTAAAAATGAAAAATAAAGTATGTCCATTAAAAGCTTGCCGTCACTATAGATTTGACTCTATTATTGAAAATTATCTTAATAATAAAGAAAGACGTCTTGAAGATGTCAATGAATTAGAACCCACACTTTTGTAA
- a CDS encoding MFS transporter: protein MVKQTDAQSEPQEQTKIWNFMFISIFFANMVMNLAQYMSNALLAIYADSLGASASAIGVLMSTFAVSALLFKVVSAPAMDTYNRKYLVAGAMVTMTAAFLGYSLSQSVPSLIAFRILQGCGQAFGNVCCLAMVAETLPKSKYGAGIGYYSLAQVVAQASGPTVGLWLVSQIGYHLTFAFNAGVMLLAAFLAFKIKIRYKRTKKLKITLNNILAKEAFLPATVLVFIIMAFCVVNSFLVVFANEQGVGSDISLYFTVSAITMIFTRPIVGKLTDRFGFVRVFTPALFCDVISFFIISVSHTLSSFLLAAFLASFGFGACQPAIQALAMKCVPNERRGAGSSTNFVGMDIGNLLGPTFAGLVAQTFGYRIMWRVMVVPLLIAIVVVIIFKRKIACIEASFLATQRSH, encoded by the coding sequence ATGGTGAAGCAAACCGATGCTCAGAGTGAGCCGCAGGAACAAACCAAGATATGGAATTTCATGTTTATTAGCATCTTTTTTGCCAATATGGTGATGAATCTGGCTCAGTATATGAGTAATGCTCTATTGGCCATCTATGCCGATTCACTGGGCGCTTCCGCTTCGGCCATTGGCGTTCTGATGAGTACGTTCGCCGTTTCGGCCTTGCTTTTTAAAGTGGTGTCGGCCCCGGCGATGGATACCTATAACCGGAAATATCTGGTGGCGGGCGCCATGGTTACGATGACGGCAGCCTTCCTGGGATATAGCCTGTCGCAAAGCGTACCGTCACTGATAGCCTTTCGCATTCTGCAAGGCTGCGGCCAGGCCTTTGGCAATGTTTGCTGCCTGGCTATGGTGGCTGAGACATTACCCAAGAGTAAGTATGGAGCCGGAATCGGCTACTATTCGCTGGCGCAGGTGGTGGCCCAGGCCAGCGGGCCAACGGTCGGACTGTGGCTTGTCAGCCAGATCGGATACCATCTGACGTTTGCCTTTAATGCCGGTGTCATGCTGCTGGCCGCGTTTTTGGCTTTTAAGATCAAAATTCGCTATAAGCGAACTAAAAAATTGAAAATAACGTTAAACAACATTCTTGCCAAAGAAGCATTTTTACCGGCCACCGTGCTGGTTTTTATCATCATGGCGTTTTGTGTGGTAAATTCTTTTCTGGTCGTCTTTGCCAATGAACAGGGAGTTGGATCAGACATTAGCCTGTATTTCACCGTTTCGGCCATAACGATGATCTTTACAAGACCCATCGTCGGCAAGCTCACCGACCGGTTCGGCTTTGTCAGGGTATTTACTCCCGCACTTTTTTGCGATGTAATTTCTTTTTTTATCATCAGTGTTTCCCATACGCTTTCCAGCTTTCTGCTGGCCGCGTTTTTAGCTTCTTTTGGTTTTGGTGCATGCCAGCCGGCCATTCAGGCGTTGGCTATGAAGTGTGTCCCCAATGAACGCCGGGGCGCAGGGAGCAGCACCAATTTTGTCGGCATGGATATCGGAAACCTACTGGGCCCCACTTTTGCTGGCTTAGTTGCCCAGACCTTCGGCTATAGAATTATGTGGCGCGTCATGGTTGTGCCTCTGCTGATTGCCATAGTTGTTGTAATTATTTTTAAAAGAAAAATAGCCTGTATTGAAGCAAGCTTCCTGGCAACGCAGCGGAGCCATTAA
- a CDS encoding DNA alkylation repair protein — MNEPSQMVFSTGLFLAGKGILPVRALSSAFICVAISGRLHEALVFLKEEVSLDKSWQVQEILAKAFERFCHERGYENSLPIIKEWLNHSNPNVRRAVTEGLRIWTGREYFKQNPDEAIKLLANLRNDPSEYVRKSVGNALKDISKKHGELVEAELQTWDISQKSVQQVYQLARKHLDKDKKPWQIE, encoded by the coding sequence TTGAACGAACCGTCTCAGATGGTTTTCAGTACAGGCTTGTTTCTTGCTGGCAAAGGAATATTACCAGTCAGAGCATTATCAAGTGCATTTATCTGTGTTGCCATTTCAGGCAGATTGCACGAGGCATTAGTCTTTTTAAAAGAAGAGGTTAGTTTAGATAAAAGCTGGCAAGTCCAGGAGATCCTGGCCAAAGCCTTTGAACGGTTTTGTCATGAGCGTGGCTATGAGAATTCACTGCCGATCATTAAAGAATGGCTAAACCATAGCAATCCCAATGTCAGAAGAGCTGTTACCGAGGGATTACGGATCTGGACCGGCCGGGAGTATTTCAAACAAAACCCCGATGAAGCGATAAAACTGCTTGCAAACTTGAGAAATGACCCTAGTGAATATGTAAGGAAATCAGTAGGCAATGCCTTAAAGGACATTAGTAAGAAACATGGAGAATTAGTCGAAGCAGAACTTCAAACCTGGGATATATCACAAAAATCAGTGCAACAAGTTTATCAGCTGGCAAGAAAGCATTTGGACAAGGACAAGAAGCCTTGGCAAATTGAATAA
- a CDS encoding PH domain-containing protein — MGFLDSVLGNASEVDISAIQNDYARILANNERIEKAYRLIRDMFLFTDKRLILVNIQGITGKKVEYHSIPYRAITHFSIETAGHFDLDAELKIWISGTDTPIEKKFNKNLNIYELQGVLASYTLR; from the coding sequence TTGGGGTTTTTAGATTCTGTTCTTGGCAATGCGTCCGAAGTTGATATTAGTGCTATCCAAAATGATTACGCTAGAATTCTCGCCAATAACGAGAGAATTGAAAAAGCGTATCGACTCATTCGTGATATGTTCCTATTTACGGATAAGCGCCTGATTTTAGTGAATATACAAGGAATTACCGGCAAAAAGGTTGAGTATCATTCCATCCCCTACCGCGCCATAACCCATTTTAGTATTGAAACCGCCGGACATTTTGATCTGGATGCAGAACTCAAAATTTGGATTTCCGGTACAGATACTCCCATTGAAAAGAAATTCAATAAGAACCTTAACATTTATGAACTGCAAGGTGTACTTGCCTCCTATACATTGCGCTAA
- a CDS encoding MFS transporter has translation MGYFAITFLLTIYLQGTLQLSPLQSGLLIILLSVPQLIMGPLGGILADRFGAVRMMLAGLILLTLSLYTLGNLGIYLSVVSIITPLIFISVANGIALPSLAKTVLSSVPPEHAGAAFGMFYTIYNVGRSLSQPSAMAVMQFTISSDII, from the coding sequence ATAGGTTACTTTGCTATTACATTCTTGTTGACTATTTACTTACAGGGAACTTTGCAATTAAGCCCGTTACAATCGGGATTGCTAATCATTCTCCTGTCAGTCCCCCAGCTAATTATGGGACCACTGGGAGGTATCCTCGCCGATCGCTTCGGAGCAGTTCGCATGATGTTAGCCGGCCTTATTCTGCTTACTTTGAGCCTATATACGCTAGGAAATCTCGGCATCTACCTATCCGTCGTCTCCATCATTACGCCGCTGATTTTTATTTCCGTTGCCAACGGTATTGCCTTGCCATCCTTAGCCAAAACCGTTCTTTCGTCTGTTCCCCCAGAACATGCAGGAGCTGCTTTCGGAATGTTTTATACGATTTATAATGTAGGAAGGTCATTAAGCCAACCCTCAGCCATGGCCGTAATGCAGTTTACTATATCATCAGATATAATATAA
- a CDS encoding malate dehydrogenase: MKISIIGAGNVGATAANVIALKNIASDVVLLDVKEGVAEGKSTDMMQELAIMGSNTRIVGCTNDYKKTSNSDIIIITSGIARKPGMKREELIGINAGIMKGVVNSCTEYSPEAIYIIVSNPADTLTYLTIKHMGLPRNKVIGMSGVLDSSRFVYYLSRAIGCHDNDVDGMVIGVHGDFMLPLTRFAFYKGIPVNKLLDKSVISEVCAKTKDGGGILTQLLGTSAWYAPGAAIATMAEAIAKDTKKLLSCITYLDGEYKNTDVCAAVPVILGRAGMERIVDLELNAEEQALFNQSTAASKQINKMLK, encoded by the coding sequence ATGAAAATTTCTATTATTGGTGCAGGCAATGTTGGAGCTACTGCAGCAAATGTGATTGCGCTAAAAAATATAGCCAGCGATGTTGTTTTATTGGATGTTAAAGAGGGCGTTGCTGAAGGAAAATCTACAGATATGATGCAAGAATTAGCTATAATGGGATCGAACACAAGAATCGTTGGTTGTACCAATGACTATAAGAAAACAAGCAATTCAGATATCATTATTATTACCTCTGGCATTGCCAGAAAACCAGGAATGAAACGAGAGGAACTAATCGGAATCAATGCCGGAATTATGAAAGGTGTTGTAAATTCTTGTACAGAATATTCTCCGGAAGCAATATATATTATTGTATCGAATCCGGCCGATACATTAACCTATTTGACAATAAAACACATGGGATTGCCCCGGAATAAGGTCATTGGCATGAGCGGCGTACTCGATAGCAGTCGATTCGTTTATTATTTAAGTCGGGCAATTGGTTGTCATGATAATGATGTCGATGGCATGGTTATTGGTGTTCATGGAGATTTTATGCTTCCATTGACACGTTTTGCTTTTTATAAAGGCATTCCCGTTAACAAATTATTGGATAAAAGCGTTATTTCAGAAGTTTGCGCGAAAACAAAAGACGGTGGTGGGATTTTGACCCAGCTTTTGGGAACTTCTGCATGGTATGCTCCAGGGGCGGCAATTGCTACGATGGCGGAAGCGATTGCAAAAGACACTAAAAAGCTTTTGTCATGTATTACCTATCTTGATGGTGAATATAAAAATACAGATGTATGTGCTGCTGTCCCGGTGATCTTGGGAAGGGCAGGTATGGAAAGAATTGTTGATTTGGAATTGAATGCAGAGGAACAGGCTTTGTTTAATCAAAGTACTGCGGCTTCGAAACAAATCAATAAGATGTTAAAATAG
- a CDS encoding WD40 repeat domain-containing protein, giving the protein MYQVLWEKFESFTLTPFLAIICMVMFLSLPQNADAAIQEYNLSGHTALIRSIDISSDGRYLVSGGEDRIAKVWDLSNGSIFRDLTSYTEIDNKQRTHTIQGHKKEILSTAFSQDSKLIVTGDYDGHIKIWSTDTGKITFSIDSSSGCFAEKFSYDGKYLADAGVFDNITFWDTNKGDYNGRTSGITKMPFQIAFSNDNKLVAAGNDFGKVQLWTNKDGDRHELRTLSQNNKWNYVNELAFSPDNKWIVAGSGNYPDKAGNNLKLWEVDTGRLVWSVVGDSDGIGSVSFSPDGKTIATFGQSLKIWDISGNLLKEIPLKSTSTSKYRGIQKVRIINDGKIIACRSDGNNIKVWVINAE; this is encoded by the coding sequence TTGTATCAGGTATTGTGGGAAAAATTTGAGTCATTTACGTTAACACCATTTTTGGCAATTATTTGTATGGTTATGTTTCTTAGCTTACCTCAAAACGCAGACGCGGCAATTCAAGAGTATAATTTATCGGGACATACCGCTTTGATTCGTTCAATTGACATATCTTCAGATGGAAGATATTTAGTAAGTGGCGGAGAAGATCGTATTGCGAAGGTTTGGGATTTATCAAATGGATCAATCTTTAGAGATCTAACTTCCTATACGGAAATTGATAACAAACAACGTACACACACGATTCAAGGACATAAAAAAGAAATTTTAAGCACTGCTTTTTCACAAGATAGCAAATTAATAGTCACTGGAGATTACGATGGGCATATTAAGATTTGGTCAACCGATACAGGGAAGATAACATTTTCAATAGACAGCTCATCTGGCTGTTTTGCGGAGAAGTTTTCTTATGATGGAAAATATCTTGCCGATGCTGGTGTTTTTGACAATATAACATTTTGGGACACAAATAAGGGAGATTATAACGGTCGTACGTCAGGTATTACTAAAATGCCATTTCAAATTGCATTTTCTAACGATAATAAATTAGTCGCCGCTGGAAACGATTTTGGAAAAGTCCAGTTATGGACAAATAAAGATGGCGATCGTCATGAACTACGGACGCTTTCGCAAAACAATAAATGGAACTATGTGAATGAGTTGGCTTTTTCACCGGATAACAAATGGATAGTTGCTGGAAGTGGCAACTATCCAGACAAGGCAGGAAATAACTTAAAGTTGTGGGAAGTCGACACGGGTCGCTTAGTGTGGAGTGTTGTTGGGGATAGTGATGGGATAGGTTCAGTAAGCTTTTCCCCTGATGGGAAAACTATAGCGACATTTGGACAAAGCCTTAAAATATGGGATATCTCTGGAAATTTATTAAAAGAAATACCATTAAAATCTACCAGCACTTCAAAATATAGAGGTATTCAAAAAGTACGTATAATAAATGACGGGAAGATAATAGCCTGTAGGTCAGATGGAAACAACATTAAGGTTTGGGTTATAAATGCTGAATAG
- a CDS encoding GNAT family N-acetyltransferase yields the protein MENINDSVLNKSDNIVLESVDKHIDQLVWVLNHDDCLIEALGSNNSVKISKQNFMETNKKWTVERCTNLFAIVLEKNAIGMIALSHQDMVNHTARIGYWLGSRYWNKGYASKAFRLILELARRKGLKYVSSTIRENNIVSRKIWEKYGAQSVLEDDKYSFVIDIEKIFPMRPR from the coding sequence ATGGAAAATATCAACGATAGCGTACTCAATAAAAGTGATAACATAGTTCTTGAATCCGTTGATAAACATATTGACCAACTTGTTTGGGTTCTCAATCATGATGATTGTTTGATTGAGGCTCTAGGTTCGAATAACTCTGTTAAGATATCCAAACAGAATTTTATGGAAACCAATAAAAAATGGACTGTTGAGAGATGTACAAATTTATTTGCGATCGTTCTTGAGAAAAACGCGATAGGGATGATAGCGTTAAGTCATCAGGATATGGTCAACCATACTGCCCGAATTGGTTATTGGCTAGGGAGTAGATATTGGAATAAAGGATATGCCAGTAAAGCTTTTCGGCTTATACTCGAGTTGGCCAGAAGAAAGGGATTGAAGTATGTAAGTTCTACAATTAGAGAAAATAATATAGTATCTAGGAAAATATGGGAGAAGTATGGGGCCCAAAGTGTACTGGAAGATGATAAATATTCTTTTGTGATTGATATTGAAAAAATATTCCCAATGCGACCTCGGTAG
- a CDS encoding MarR family winged helix-turn-helix transcriptional regulator, whose product MALSDLYIQLRKILIEISQTYREANSEPELPNLTIKQYYYLDNIYRINNPTYSEIAEKLKVTKPAVTSIVNKLIKIGYLERVQSATDRRVYYIMVNNRGKKLIEINDGATDAYAKYVEECLTEDELKTHIDILRKVIVNYEFKNNK is encoded by the coding sequence GTGGCATTGTCTGATCTATATATACAGCTTAGAAAGATATTAATTGAAATATCGCAAACTTATCGCGAAGCCAATTCGGAGCCTGAATTGCCGAATTTAACAATTAAGCAATATTATTATCTTGACAATATCTATCGGATAAATAATCCTACATATAGCGAGATAGCAGAAAAGCTTAAAGTGACCAAACCTGCTGTTACTTCCATTGTAAACAAACTAATAAAAATTGGCTATCTTGAAAGAGTACAATCAGCAACAGATCGTCGTGTTTATTATATTATGGTCAATAATAGAGGTAAAAAGTTGATTGAAATAAATGACGGCGCCACCGATGCTTATGCCAAATATGTTGAAGAGTGCCTTACAGAGGATGAATTAAAAACGCATATCGATATATTGAGGAAAGTTATTGTGAATTACGAGTTCAAAAACAACAAGTGA
- a CDS encoding condensation domain-containing protein, whose product MNKKPVCFPVVAQDAVNYLIGKYLADSQIRCVLRLNGRIDETMLQQAVWLSLDVEPILRCRFIEDGNYPVWELRKDLDIADLFSVVETNNIDEELQKFIDARYDTDCQIKVRLIRTESDTVCIKINHACSDAAGLKQYLNLLASIYNQLCKGLQYVVEPRTSSRGQDQIFNIQHIANAVNEIMKTGTDPAQPTVAFPCKLREENERTFVANKIYSVNNIADYARNNDATVNDVLLTAFIRVVSKIAKIQNKTIAFNFTVDLRRYLPDRTSKTICNLSVIQDITVNHDPTESFDETLSRLVMETKKIMRNYPGIKSAYSLELAHEKMSIFKNVGMRFQQRQKYFSSTGLCIPTLSNVGIIADETTKFGLLKIDECYMVGPAVFSPGFAIIASTYDNTLTLTVNSFQSTMPKAMIEQFMNSMCNELSSLFK is encoded by the coding sequence ATGAACAAAAAACCCGTATGTTTTCCGGTTGTTGCACAAGATGCGGTAAATTATCTAATTGGTAAATATCTTGCAGACAGTCAAATCCGTTGTGTCTTACGGCTTAATGGAAGAATTGATGAAACAATGCTGCAACAAGCTGTATGGTTATCCCTCGATGTTGAACCAATTCTTAGGTGCCGCTTCATAGAAGATGGCAATTATCCTGTTTGGGAACTGCGAAAAGATCTTGATATTGCTGACTTGTTTTCTGTGGTTGAAACTAACAATATTGATGAAGAGTTGCAAAAATTCATTGACGCTCGTTATGACACTGATTGTCAAATAAAAGTACGCCTAATCAGGACAGAATCGGACACTGTTTGTATAAAAATTAATCATGCTTGCTCAGACGCAGCCGGACTTAAGCAATATTTAAACCTGCTGGCATCGATTTATAATCAGCTATGTAAAGGACTACAATATGTTGTAGAACCAAGAACATCTAGTCGTGGACAAGATCAGATTTTTAATATTCAGCATATTGCTAACGCCGTAAACGAAATAATGAAAACCGGGACTGATCCGGCTCAACCCACAGTGGCGTTTCCCTGTAAGTTACGCGAAGAGAACGAACGAACATTTGTAGCGAATAAAATTTATTCGGTTAATAATATAGCTGACTATGCTAGGAACAACGATGCTACGGTGAATGACGTTCTGTTGACTGCATTCATTAGAGTTGTATCTAAAATAGCGAAAATACAGAACAAGACCATAGCTTTTAATTTTACGGTGGATTTGCGGAGATATTTACCTGATCGTACATCAAAAACGATTTGTAATCTTTCTGTAATACAGGATATTACGGTTAACCATGATCCTACGGAATCATTCGATGAAACATTATCACGTCTCGTGATGGAAACAAAAAAAATAATGCGTAATTATCCCGGAATTAAAAGTGCATATTCATTAGAACTGGCACATGAAAAAATGAGCATTTTTAAAAATGTTGGTATGCGTTTTCAACAGCGTCAAAAATACTTTTCTTCCACCGGATTATGCATCCCGACCCTCTCGAATGTCGGAATTATTGCCGACGAAACAACTAAGTTTGGATTATTAAAAATTGACGAATGTTATATGGTTGGGCCCGCCGTATTTTCACCTGGATTCGCAATTATTGCTAGTACTTATGATAATACATTAACCCTTACCGTGAACTCGTTTCAGTCCACAATGCCAAAAGCGATGATAGAGCAATTCATGAACTCAATGTGCAATGAACTTAGTAGTTTGTTCAAGTAG
- a CDS encoding LysE family translocator, protein MEISNIYFFVFVSLILILTPGPTTIYVITKGMTEGRRAAFKALMGASIGDMFQVLAASFGLAALLQASSFAFFIIKMLGAGYLFYIGIRCFLNRQKVFVKTPKVQSKGKSLIFTGFLTSALNPKTTLFFLSFLPQFIDNKSVNAHYQILLFGAVFVIMGFLILNIYALASTKVRSWIEKNEKIQGYFNWVTGLIFIGFGLRLALSERR, encoded by the coding sequence ATGGAGATATCAAATATATATTTTTTTGTTTTCGTATCTTTAATTCTGATTTTAACACCTGGGCCAACTACGATATACGTTATTACGAAAGGAATGACGGAGGGACGTAGGGCAGCATTCAAGGCCCTGATGGGAGCATCGATAGGAGATATGTTTCAGGTATTAGCAGCTTCTTTCGGTTTAGCAGCCTTGTTACAAGCATCCTCTTTTGCATTTTTTATCATAAAGATGCTTGGTGCCGGTTATTTGTTCTATATTGGAATAAGGTGCTTTCTAAATAGACAGAAGGTGTTCGTAAAGACCCCTAAGGTGCAATCTAAAGGCAAGAGCTTAATTTTCACTGGTTTTTTAACCTCTGCACTAAACCCGAAGACTACGCTGTTTTTTCTCAGCTTTTTGCCGCAATTTATTGATAACAAAAGCGTAAATGCCCATTATCAGATACTTTTGTTTGGAGCAGTGTTTGTTATTATGGGATTTCTTATATTGAATATCTACGCTTTGGCATCAACAAAAGTACGCTCCTGGATTGAGAAAAATGAAAAAATACAGGGATATTTCAATTGGGTAACAGGGTTAATTTTTATTGGTTTTGGATTGCGTCTTGCATTGTCAGAACGGAGATAG
- a CDS encoding PH domain-containing protein — MGFLDSVLGNASEVNISTVQNEYASILANNERIEKAYRLIRDMFIFTDKRLILVNIQGITGKKVEYHSIPYRAITHFSIETAGHFDLDAELKIWISGTDTPIEKKFNKNLNIYELQSVLATYILR, encoded by the coding sequence TTGGGATTTTTAGATTCAGTTCTGGGCAATGCATCAGAAGTAAATATTAGTACTGTCCAAAATGAATACGCTAGTATTCTCGCAAATAACGAGAGAATTGAAAAGGCCTATCGACTCATTCGTGATATGTTCATATTCACGGACAAACGCCTGATTTTAGTGAATATCCAAGGGATTACCGGCAAAAAGGTTGAGTATCATTCCATACCTTATCGTGCCATAACCCATTTTAGTATTGAAACCGCCGGTCATTTTGACCTTGATGCTGAGCTCAAAATCTGGATTTCCGGGACTGACACTCCCATTGAAAAGAAATTCAATAAGAATCTCAACATTTATGAACTGCAGAGTGTGCTTGCCACATATATATTACGCTAA
- a CDS encoding DNA alkylation repair protein: MYEDMIEKITKIENGFKETEHAANLIISNHSVHDCFLMAKEYYQSEHYQVRSLAAFICGAISSGLHEALVFLKEAVSLDTSWQVQEILAKAFDRFCHDRGYENSLPVMEEWLNHSNPNVRRAVIEGLRIWTGRDYFKQNPGEAIKLLANVRNDPSEYVRKSVGNALKDISKKHGELVEAELQTWDLSQKSAQQVYKLARKHLEK, from the coding sequence ATGTATGAAGATATGATTGAAAAGATAACAAAAATAGAGAATGGATTTAAAGAAACAGAACATGCTGCTAACCTAATTATCAGCAATCATTCGGTACATGATTGTTTCTTGATGGCAAAAGAGTATTATCAATCGGAACATTATCAAGTCAGGTCCTTGGCTGCATTTATCTGTGGTGCCATTTCAAGCGGATTGCACGAAGCATTAGTCTTTTTAAAAGAAGCGGTTAGTTTGGATACAAGCTGGCAAGTTCAGGAAATACTGGCCAAAGCATTTGACCGGTTTTGTCATGATCGTGGCTATGAAAATTCACTGCCGGTCATGGAAGAATGGCTGAACCATAGTAATCCTAATGTCAGAAGAGCTGTTATCGAGGGATTACGGATATGGACGGGCCGGGATTATTTCAAACAAAACCCAGGCGAAGCGATAAAACTGCTTGCGAACGTAAGGAATGACCCCAGTGAATATGTAAGGAAATCAGTTGGCAATGCTTTAAAGGACATCAGTAAGAAGCATGGAGAATTAGTAGAAGCAGAACTGCAAACCTGGGATCTATCGCAAAAATCAGCACAACAAGTATATAAGCTGGCAAGAAAGCATCTGGAAAAGTAG
- a CDS encoding cupin domain-containing protein: MIRPKDSMNREPNIIDYGPKPFILDLEQATKQNKTFRTTIWTGNFMQLTLMCIPVGEDIGLEIHPHLEQFIRIEKGSGLVKMGVRKNDLCFQKNIGDGYAFFIPAGTWHNLINTGESPLKLYSIYAPPQHPKGTVHLTKADAEADEND, encoded by the coding sequence ATGATTCGTCCTAAAGATTCCATGAACAGAGAGCCAAACATAATTGACTATGGTCCAAAACCTTTTATCCTAGATCTAGAGCAGGCAACAAAACAAAATAAGACATTCCGCACCACTATATGGACGGGCAACTTTATGCAGTTAACCCTAATGTGTATTCCTGTTGGCGAAGATATCGGGCTGGAAATACACCCTCATCTTGAACAGTTCATTCGTATTGAAAAAGGGTCGGGACTTGTTAAAATGGGCGTTCGTAAAAATGATTTGTGCTTCCAAAAAAATATTGGTGATGGCTATGCCTTTTTTATTCCAGCAGGGACCTGGCATAACCTAATTAATACGGGGGAAAGCCCATTGAAACTGTATTCAATTTATGCACCACCCCAACATCCGAAAGGTACCGTACATCTTACAAAGGCAGATGCCGAAGCAGATGAAAACGACTAA